From the genome of Vicia villosa cultivar HV-30 ecotype Madison, WI linkage group LG2, Vvil1.0, whole genome shotgun sequence, one region includes:
- the LOC131647018 gene encoding subtilisin-like protease 3, protein MTIKKMELITPKLLLGFIMVLSISQTSAHKYNYQEFTATNDELEDESSLLTYIVHVKKPSLDQSKESLHGWYHSLLPSTTKTQNQNRIIFSYQNIVDGFAVKLTPEEAKTLEEKDEVLSTRPEKILSLHTTHTPSFLGLQQSQELWKSSDLGKGIIIGILDTGIYPSHPSFSDEGMPSPPAKWKGHCEFTGERICNNKIIGARNFIKNSSLPFDDIGHGTHTASTAAGRPVQGANVFGNANGTATGMAPDAHLAIYKVCNINGCTESAILAGMDAAVEDGVDVLSLSLGIPSIPFFEDGIALGAFSAIQKGIFVSCSAANGGPAYGTLSNEAPWILTVGASTIDRKIEAVAKLGNGAEYLGESVFQPKDFASTLLPLVYAGALNTSDDSILYCSPTSMKNIDVKGKVVLCELGGLAARIAKGQAVKDAGGAAMILMNSENHAFNPIADVHVLPAVDVSFSAGSSIKKYINSTSTPTTTISFQGTVIGNPLAPQVASFSSRGPSKASPGILKPDIIGPGLNILAAWPSSLDNSTQPFNIISGTSMSCPHLSGIAALLKNSHPDWSPAAIKSAIMTTANKVNLQGKAILDQRLLPADVFATGAGHVNPLKANDPGLVYDIETNDYIPYLCGLNYTDKQVGLILQQEVKCSEVKSIPQAQLNYPSFSIRLGSTSQFYTRTLTNVGPVNTTYNVVIDVPLTVGMSVSPSQITFNEVKQKVTYFVGFIPEDKENRGDNMTAQGSIKWVSGKYSVSIPISVIFV, encoded by the coding sequence ATGACCATAAAAAAGATGGAACTAATAACACCAAAATTGCTTCTTGGTTTCATTATGGTGCTAAGTATTTCTCAAACTTCGGCACATAAATATAATTACCAAGAATTCACAGCTACAAATGATGAACTAGAAGATGAAAGTAGCTTATTAACTTACATTGTTCACGTCAAAAAACCTTCTCTTGATCAATCTAAGGAGAGTTTGCATGGTTGGTACCATTCACTCTTGCCATCCACTACAAAAACTCAGAACCAGAATCGCATTATTTTCTCATACCAAAACATAGTTGATGGTTTTGCCGTCAAGTTGACTCCGGAAGAAGCCAAGACTCTAGAAGAGAAGGACGAGGTTCTCTCAACTCGACCGGAGAAAATTCTTTCGTTGCATACAACTCATACTCCAAGCTTCTTAGGGTTGCAACAAAGTCAGGAGTTGTGGAAGAGTTCTGATCTTGGTAAAGGGATCATAATTGGAATCCTGGACACTGGTATATACCCTTCCCATCCTTCTTTTTCTGATGAAGGAATGCCGTCTCCACCTGCGAAATGGAAAGGCCATTGTGAATTCACAGGAGAGAGGATTTGTAACAACAAGATCATTGGAGCAAGGAACTTCATAAAAAATTCTTCTCTTCCATTCGATGACATTGGCCACGGAACTCACACGGCTAGCACAGCTGCGGGGAGGCCTGTGCAAGGTGCCAATGTCTTTGGCAATGCTAATGGCACAGCAACTGGCATGGCACCAGATGCACACTTGGCAATTTACAAAGTATGCAACATCAACGGTTGTACCGAAAGCGCGATACTAGCTGGAATGGACGCTGCGGTTGAGGATGGTGTTGACGTACTTTCCCTTTCCCTTGGAATACCCTCCATTCCTTTCTTTGAAGACGGGATCGCACTTGGTGCATTTAGTGCAATTCAAAAGGGAATTTTTGTTAGTTGTTCAGCTGCAAATGGAGGTCCTGCTTATGGTACATTGTCCAATGAAGCACCATGGATTCTTACGGTTGGTGCTAGCACAATTGACAGAAAAATAGAAGCAGTAGCAAAGCTTGGAAACGGGGCGGAATATCTTGGAGAATCAGTTTTTCAACCAAAAGACTTTGCATCAACACTATTGCCACTTGTGTATGCAGGTGCACTTAACACAAGTGATGATTCCATTCTCTATTGTAGTCCAACTTCCATGAAGAACATTGATGttaagggaaaggtagttttgtGTGAGCTAGGTGGATTAGCTGCAAGAATAGCCAAAGGTCAAGCAGTTAAGGATGCTGGTGGTGCTGCCATGATCCTCATGAATAGCGAAAATCACGCTTTCAATCCAATTGCTGATGTTCATGTTCTACCTGCAGTTGATGTAAGTTTCTCAGCTGGTTCATCCATCAAAAAGTATATAAACTCAACTTCAACACCAACAACCACAATTTCATTCCAAGGAACTGTTATCGGAAATCCATTAGCCCCTCAAGTTGCTTCATTTTCATCGAGAGGTCCAAGCAAAGCAAGCCCCGGAATTCTGAAACCCGACATAATCGGACCTGGATTGAACATTCTAGCAGCATGGCCTTCTTCATTAGACAATAGTACACAACCGTTTAACATAATTTCAGGTACCTCAATGTCTTGTCCTCATCTCAGCGGCATTGCAGCGCTGTTGAAAAATTCTCATCCAGATTGGTCACCAGCTGCTATAAAATCAGCAATTATGACAACTGCTAATAAGGTTAATCTTCAAGGAAAAGCTATTTTGGATCAAAGACTTCTACCAGCTGATGTATTTGCGACTGGTGCTGGACATGTTAACCCTTTGAAAGCGAACGATCCAGGACTTGTTTATGATATTGAAACAAATGATTATATTCCTTATTTGTGTGGTTTGAATTACACTGATAAACAAGTTGGACTTATTTTGCAACAGGAAGTGAAATGCTCTGAGGTAAAGAGTATACCACAAGCACAACTTAACTACCCATCATTTTCGATTCGGTTGGGATCCACATCACAGTTTTATACAAGAACATTGACAAATGTTGGACCTGTTAACACAACTTATAATGTGGTAATTGATGTTCCTTTGACAGTAGGTATGAGTGTAAGTCCATCTCAAATAACATTCAATGAGGTGAAGCAAAAGGTTACATACTTTGTTGGTTTTATACCTGAAGATAAAGAGAATAGAGGTGATAACATGACTGCTCAAGGGTCTATCAAGTGGGTTTCTGGAAAATATTCTGTTAGTATTCCTATATCTGTTATCTTTGtgtga